A window of the Henckelia pumila isolate YLH828 chromosome 3, ASM3356847v2, whole genome shotgun sequence genome harbors these coding sequences:
- the LOC140893200 gene encoding uncharacterized protein has protein sequence MDIRLRIGSIYSHHLWTLPRNHTIIKPICSTRSSPQPNGDNNGSKGDKFSTDWDKAWSKFKKQGKKTIFSDFSPDKYVSWNPKRSEFPLSEEVDPIKRTERSNLSLWTSPSFTLAGAIVIVTFLLVYTILAPVK, from the exons ATGGATATTCGACTTCGGATTGGAAGCATTTATTCTCACCATTTATGGACTCTCCCGAGAAATCATACAATTATCAAGCCTATCTGTTCAACGAGGTCTTCACCCCAGCCTAATGGCGACAATAATGGCAGCAAag GTGATAAATTCTCAACAGATTGGGACAAAGCCTGGTCCAAATTCAAAAAGCAAGGGAAAAAGACTATTTTCTCAGATTTCTCACCTGACAAGTATGTAAGCTGGAATCCCAAGCGCTCCGAGTTCCCATTATCGGAGGAGGTTGATCCCATCAAAAGAACAGAGAGGTCAAATCTCAGCTTATGGACCAGTCCGAGTTTCACTCTTGCTGGAGCCATTGTCATTGTCACTTTTCTTTTAGTGTACACAATTCTAGCACCGGTTAAGTAA
- the LOC140891846 gene encoding small ribosomal subunit protein uS12 produces MGKTRGMGAGRKLMSHRRRQRWADKAYKKSHLGNEWKKPFAGSSHAKGIVLEKIGIEAKQPNSAIRKCARVQLIKNGKKIAAFVPNDGCLNYIEENDEVLIAGFGRKGHAVGDIPGVRFKVVKVSGVSLLALFKEKKEKPRS; encoded by the exons ATGGG GAAGACACGTGGTATGGGAGCTGGTCGTAAGCTCATGTCCCACCGCAGAAGGCAGAGGTGGGCTGACAAGGCCTACAAGAAATCTCACCTGGGGAATGAATGGAAGAAACCGTTTGCTGGATCATCTCATGCCAAGGGAATTGTTCTCGAGAAAAT TGGCATTGAAGCTAAGCAGCCGAACTCTGCTATTCGTAAATGTGCGAGGGTTCAACTTATCAAGAATGGCAAAAAGATTGCAGCTTTTGTTCCTAACGATGGTTGTTTGAACTACATAGAAGAAAAT GATGAAGTATTGATTGCTGGGTTTGGACGTAAAGGGCATGCCGTCGGAGATATTCCTGGTGTCAGATTCAAGGTGGTGAAGGTGTCTGGTGTATCACTCCTTGCACTCTTTAAGGAGAAAAAGGAGAAACCTAGATCTTAA